From Neisseria musculi, the proteins below share one genomic window:
- the acpP gene encoding acyl carrier protein: MSNIEQQVKKIVAEQLGVNEAEVKNESSFQDDLGADSLDTVELVMALEEAFGCEIPDEEAEKITTVQLAIDYIQSHSA, from the coding sequence ATGTCAAACATTGAACAACAAGTTAAAAAAATTGTTGCCGAACAACTGGGTGTAAACGAAGCCGAAGTGAAAAACGAGTCTTCTTTCCAAGACGACTTGGGTGCCGACTCACTCGACACCGTTGAGCTGGTTATGGCACTGGAAGAAGCTTTCGGCTGCGAAATCCCCGATGAAGAAGCCGAAAAAATCACCACCGTGCAACTGGCTATCGACTATATCCAATCACACTCCGCCTAA